TTCACGGGCGACCGAGAGCACGTGCTGCCCGACCGCGAGGTCCAGGACGCCCAGGCCGAACGGCGACACCAGCACGCCCCGGCCCGGATCGGGCAGCGCCCGGCCGAGCACCAGGTCGGCGATCGTGCCCGTGACGAAGTCGCGGTTGCCCGTCTCCTGCTCGGCCAGGTGCGGCGAGGTGTCGGCCTTCATGCAGTGCTCGACGTCGTCGAGGTAGTTCTGCGCGCCGAGGACCACCGACGGGGCGAAGTCACGCAGCGAGATGTTCAGCGCGATCTGCCCCGGCTCCAAGGGGCGCGCGAGGTGCGGGGCCCCGGCCGTCGTCGCGGTCACCACGGTCTGCGCCGTCAGCACCTCCGCGGCCGTGGCCACCCGCTCCGCGATCAGTCCCAGCTCGTCCCTCGCCAGCCGCACGAGGTTGTCGGCCGACTCCGGGTGCAGATCGAACACCCGCAGCCGGTCCACTCGGTGGCCGACCGCCGTCAGGTAGCGCAGGATCGTCCGCGCGATCACCCCGGCCCCGATGATCGAGACCTCTCCGTTGCCCGGCAGGTGTGCCGCGAGCGCCCGCGCCGCCACCGCCGCCGACGCCGCCGTCCGCGCGGCGCTGATCGACGCCGCCTCCAGCAGCGCCGTCGGGTAGCCGGTCTCGTAGTCGTTGAGGATCAGCACCGCCGAGGCACGCGGCACGTCCCGCCGCACGTTCGACGGGAAGCTGGCGATCCACTTGATGCCCGCGACGGGGGCGGCGGCCAGGTCGGCGAAGGCGGGCAACGCGATGATCCTGGCGTCCGGCTTCGCCGGGAACCGCAGGAAGTAGCTGTCCGGGTTGATCGTTCGCCCGGCGTCGTGCCGCAGGTAGGCGTCCTGGACCAGGTCGACCACGCGCGGGAGCGAGGCGTCCAGGACCTCCTTGACGACCCTGCCGGGCACCACCTCAAACGAGAACATCACGCTGTCCCTCCTCGAGCGGCCGTTCGGGGGCCAGTGCCCGGCCCAGGCCGTGCTCGATCACCCAGTCGTCGTCGTAGACGGAGTTCAGGTATCGCTCGCCGAGGTCGGGGGCTATCGCCACGACCGTCTCGTCCGGGTCGATGTCGGCGGCCTGGCGGCGGATCGCGGCGAGGACCGTGCCGGTCGAGCCGCCCGCGAGCAGGCCGGTCGTCCTGGCCAGCCAGCGGCACTCGCGCACCGTGTCGTCCTCGTGCACCAGCACCACCTCGTCCGGTGCGTCCGGCGCCAGCAGCTCCGGCCGCCTGCTCGTGCCCAGGCCCGGAATGTGGCGGGGCCCCGGCTCGGAGCTGAAGTTCACCGAGCCCACCGAGTCGACGGCGACGATCCGGGTCTGCGGGCTGTGCGTCCGGAAGTAGTCCGTGATCCCCATGAGCGTCCCGCCGGTGCCGACGCCGACGTACAGCCGGTCCACCTTGTGGAACTCGTCGAGCACGGCCGGGGCGGTGCTCTGCTCGTGGGCGAGCGAGTTGTCGGGATTGGCGTACTGGTTGACCCAGAACAGGTCCGGCTCCTTTTGAAGCCGTCGCCTGATGTAGGAGATCCGGCTGCCCAGGAAGCCGCCGTTCTCGTCGCGCTCCCGGATGACGACCACCTCGGCCCCCAGGGTCCGCATGATCGCGGCGGCCGAGGCGTTGGCGTTCGCGTCCGTGACGCAGGTGAGGCGGTAGCCCTTCGCCGCGCAGATCACCGCGAGCGCCACCCCGAGGTTCCCCGACGTCGACTCGATGATCCGGACCTGTGACATGTCCACACCGGACAGTTCCGCGCCGGTGAGAATGCTGCGGGCGGTCTTCAGTTTGATCGATCCTGCTGCGTTGAGGCCCTCCAGTTTCAGGTAGAAGCGGGTGAGATCCCCCAGCCCGGTGACACGTAAGAAGACGTCGTCCCGCACCAGGTCATAGACACGATCCGTGATCAACGCGATCCTCCAATGCGAGTTCACGTCGGAATATCGGAAGAAACGGAGAAACCTGCCGCCCCGTCGAGATCAGGTGCTCGGCACCGGGGCTGACCACTGCCGCTGTCGTTCGAGCGTCGCGAGTTCGTACTCCAGGCGTCCGCCCGCGACGCCGGGAGCGGCAGGGCGGACTCGGCCGACGTGCATCCTCTGCAAGGGCACGATCGTGAAGCCGGAGAACGACTCCGGCGGCTCCGCAGACGACGCGGTCAACGCCGCCGCGAGCGCCGACAGGCCGGGCACGGTCGTCACCACGGCCGTCGAACGGGCGGCGGCGGTCGACCTCGCCACGCGCGCCGACGGGGTCCGGTCCAGCGTCACCACCAGCTCGACCTCGTCCACCAGCAGCCTGGCCAGGTCGTCATCGGACAGCCCGGCCGGGAGCGCCCGCACCGGCACGTCCTCGGCGGCCAACAGCTCGGCGGTCGCGTGGTCGGCCACCAGCTCGACACCGTGCCGCCGCAGCGTGGCCAGCGCGGGAAGGGCCGCCGCCACCTGCCGACGGGTCAACGAGACGTAGGCCGGACCCGACGACGGCAGCGCCACTCCCGCAGCCAGCTGCGCCTTGGCGTAGGCCAGACCGAAGGACACGTCGGTGCCCATGACCTCGCCGGTGGACTTCATCTCCGGCCCCAGCAGCGAGTCGACGCCCCCGCCGTCGGCGGTGCGGAACCGAGGGAACGGGAGCACCGCCTCCTTGACCGCGACGAGGGCCTGCGGTGACGGTCGTGTCCCGTCGCCGACGGCGGGGAGGACGCCCTCCGAGCGCAGGTCGACGATGCTCGCGCCGAGCATGATCCGCGCCGCCGCCCTGGCCAGCGGGACGGCGGTCGCCTTGGACACGAACGGCACGGTGCGCGACGCCCTCGGGTTGGCCTCCAGCACGTAGAGCACGCCGTCCTTGAGCGCGTACTGGACGTTGAGCAGGCCGCGCACCCCGATGCCTGCGGCGATGGCGCGGGTGGAAAACCGCACGGCGTCGACGTCGGCCCCGCTCAGGGTGATCGGGGGCAGCACGCACGCCGAGTCGCCGGAGTGCACGCCTGCCTCCTCGATGTGCTCCATCACGCCGCCGACGAAGATCTCCTCGCCGTCGAACAGGGCGTCCACGTCGATCTCGATCGCGTCGTCCAGGAACCGGTCGACCAGCACCGGGTGCTCCGGACTGACCTCGGTGGCGCGGACGATGTAGCCCGCCAGCGCCTGGTCGTCGTAGACGATCTCCATGCCGCGACCGCCCAGCACGTAGGAGGGGCGCACCAGCACCGGGTAGCCGATCTCGTCGGCGACGGCCTTGGCCTGGGCGAACGACGTGGCGGTGCCGTACCTCGGCGCGGGAAGACCCGCGTCGGCGAGCACCCGACCGAAGGCGCCCCGGTCCTCGGCGAGGTGGATGGCGTGCGGCGGAGTCCCCACGATCGGCACCCCCGCGTCCGCGAGCCGCTGCGCCAGGCCCAGCGGCGTCTGCCCGCCGAGCTGCACGATCACGCCGACGACGGTGCCGGAGCGCTGCTCGGCGTGGCACACCTCCAGCACGTCTTCGAAGGTCAGCGGTTCGAAGTACAGCCGGTCGGCGGTGTCGTAGTCGGTGGACACGGTCTCCGGATTGCAGTTGACCATCACCGTCTCGTACCCGTGCCCGAAGTCGGGAGCCTCGCGCAGCGCCGTCGCCGCGTGCACGCACGAGTAGTCGAACTCGATCCCCTGCCCGATCCGGTTCGGTCCGGAGCCCAGGATGACGACCTTGGGTCGATCCCGCTGCTCGGCGACCTCGGTCTCCGCGTCGGGGTCGAACTCGTAGGCCGAGTAGTGGTACGGCGTCGTGGCGGCGAACTCGGCCGCGCAGGTGTCGACGGTCTTGAAGACCGGCCGCACGCCCAGCGCGTGCCGCAGGGCGCGCACGCCGTCCTCGCCAGCCGATTCGGGGCGCAGCACCGCGATCTGTCGATCGGACAGGCCCGCCCGCTTCGCCGCGCGCAGCAGGGGTTCGTCCAGCATCGGCGCGTCCCGGATCTCCCGGCCGAGGTCGACCAGGCAGGCGATCTGCTCGACGAACCACGGGTCGATGCCGGACGCCGCATGCACCTGCTGGATCGTCGCGCCCAGACGCAGCGCCCGGTCCACCGTGTACAGGCGCCCGTCGTGGCCGGTGCGCAGGGCGTCCAGGACGGACTTCAGCGCGGTGTCCGGGTCGACGGCCGGGTCGTCGGGCACGGTCCAGAAGCCCGCGGCCCTGGTCTCCATGGAGCGCAACGCCTTGCCCAGCGCCTCGATGAAGCTGCGGCCGATGGCCATCGCCTCGCCGACCGACTTCATGGTCGTGGTCAGGGTGGGATCGGCGCCGGGGAACTTCTCGAAGGCGAACCGGGGCACCTTCACCGCGACGTAGTCCAGGGTCGGCTCGAAGCTGGCCGGGGTCTCGCCGGTGATGTCGTTGCGGATCTCGTCCAGGGTGTAGCCGATCGCGAGTCGCGCGGCGATCTTGGCGATGGGGAAGCCGGTCGCCTTCGACGCCAGCGCCGAGGAGCGCGAGACGCGCGGGTTCATCTCGATGACGACCATCCGCCCGGTCGCCGGGTTCACGGCGAACTGGATGTTGCAGCCGCCGGTGTCCACGCCCACCTCGCGGATCACCGCGATGCCGACGTCGCGCATGTGCTGGTACTCGCGGTCGGTCAGGGTCATCGCGGGCGCGACGGTCACCGAGTCGCCGGTGTGCACGCCCATCGGGTCGATGTTCTCGATGGAGCACACCACGACGACGTTGTCCTTGCGGTCCCGCATCAGCTCCAGCTCGTACTCCTTCCAGCCGAGCACGCTCTCCTCGATCAGCACCTCGGTGACCGGGGACTCCGCGAGTCCGCCCTCGGCCAGCCGCTCCAGCTCCTCGGGGGTGCGGGCCAGGCCGGAGCCCAGGCCGCCCATGGTGAACGACGGCCGGATCACCACCGGCAGGCCCAGCTCGGCGACGGTGGCGCGGACCTCGGCCATGGTGCGGCACACCGCGCTGCGCGGGACCTCCGCGCCGATGCCGCGCACCAGGCACTTGAAGACCTGTCGGTCTTCGCCGCGCTGAATGGCCTCGATGTCAGCGCCGATCAGCTCGACGTCGTACTTCGCCAGCACCCCGCGTTCGTGCAGCGCGAGAGCGGTGTTCAACGCGGTCTGCCCGCCCAGCGTGGCCAGGATCGCGTCCGGCCGCTCCGCAGCGATCACCTTCTCCACGAACTCCGGCGTGATCGGCTCGATATACGTCGCATCCGCGAACTCCGGATCAGTCATGATCGTCGCCGGATTCGAGTTCACCAGGCTGACCCGCAGGCCCTCCTCCCGCAACACCCGACACGCCTGAGTACCGGAATAGTCGAACTCACAGGCCTGACCGATGACGATCGGCCCAGAGCCGATCACCAGTACGTGTCGGAGATCGGTCCGCTTCGGCATCAGCAGACCCCGCCCGTCGTCCGTTCGTCGACGAGGCGAGCCGTCGGGTCGCCGACCTCGTCGGACCGAGGAGCCTCGTCCTGTCCGCAGGCCGCGTCCGGCCCGCGGTGCGCGCCTGCCGCGGATCGCCCGTGGCGGGCACCGACGTCCTCCCCCGGGCCGCGTGCCTCGCCGTCGGCGGCTGTCGAGGTGCTCGGCCGCAGGGGCGGGCCTGCGGCCGTCCCCCGGGCAGCGGCGCCCCGCCTCGTGCCGACCGCCTGGCAGTTCCCGCCGTGGAACCCACGACGGCTCAGCAGTAGAACAGCAGCATTCATCCGCACGCCCCCAAGACGACGGGCGCGCCCCCCAAGACGCGCCATTCCCCGACCTGGCCGAGATCGCCGCTGATCGCATACGGAGTGCGGCCGGAGTGCACCGCGTGAGACGGTGTCCGGTGGCAGGGCGCAATGGCGATTCAAACGGTCGGCGGTCGAGTCGGCTTCAGGTTATCAACCGGCACTCATTCGACAAGGGTGCATTCGGCCTAACAATTCGAGGCAGCGACAGTTGCCCGAAAACAGGATCGGCGCACAAAGAAGTCGATGAGTCACAGACAGCGCGCACGCGCAACAAGTTGGCGAGCGACCGAAAAATCGGGCATAAGACCGGGTTCGCAACCGAAGGGACGGCTGCGCGGCGCAGGCACCACCGGGACTACCACCGGGGACTACCACCCACGAACTGCGAAGACGAGGCCTCGGGACGATCAACGACGACTCCGCCTGCCGCGACGTATACCGCACCTCACCGGCTGTCCCACCAGCCGGGAATCGCAGTTTCACGATGGACGAAAGAATCCCGAGACGCGTATTAAAGTCACGTTCGGCGGACCGGTGGCTCCGTCGCGACATCACCTGCCGCGATAACCGATCGGCTGGCGATAACCTGGTCGACAGGGCCGGAACCGACGAGTACGGTTTGCGCTCGAGGCGAGTCTTACCGGCCGGAACCCGATCCCAGTCGGTGATTCTGTCGAGCCACGCGACGTCCACCGCACGGGGCGGCGTCGTCCGGAGTGCGCGCGGTCACGATTGCGCCCGCCCGACAATCCGCCCCAGGGAGAGCGTCGAAGGAATGCCCGGCAGGCACCTCGTGCCGCCCCGGCCCGGGGCCGGTTCGCGGGAAATCGGTTGCCCACACCACCGAGGCGACCCATAGGGTCACTTCCCGTGATGGTGCAGGGTGATGTCGACAACGGCTGGGCAGTCCTGACTGACGACGGCCGAGGGGGCGGACTGCGGGCGCTGCGCAGACCGGACGGGCGCCGACACCTGTTCTTCCTCGGCGCGGCGACCGACGAGTACGGCCCGCTGGTCGAGACCGCGCTCCGCGCGCTGGACACCGATCTGTACGTGGAGGTGGACGAGGCCGACGCCGCCGCGCTCACCGCACTGACCGAGCGCGGTTTCGTGGTGCACCGCAGCGAGCACCGGTACGCGGTGCCGACCGATCCGGCGGTGACCGGGCTGGGCGTCGGGCTCGGCGATGTCGAGCTCCGGTCGGTCATGGCGGCCGACCCCGACCGGTGGCGAGTGCTCGACGACGAGCTGCGCGGGGAGGTTCCCGGCGCGGGCGGCTGGCGGAACGACCCGGTGAGCTTCGCCTCGGACACCTTCGCCGATCCCGAGTTCGACCCGGCGCTGTACCTGATCGCGGTGGATCGCGTCACCGACGCCTATCTCGGCCTGACCCGGGTATGGAACCGGCAGCCGAGACCTCGACTGGGCCTGATCGGCACCGCCGCCGACCACCGCCGGCGCGGGGTGGCACGTCACCTGCTCGCCGAGGCGTTCGGGGTGCTGCACCGCCGAGGACATCACGAGGTGACCTGCGAGGTCGACGAGCGCAACACCGCCTCGAACGCGCTGTTACTCGGCGTCGGTGCACGCCGGGAGGGCGGCGGCGTCGAACTCCTGCGGCGGGGCGCCGCCGGGTGAGAGTCTCCGCCACACACCCGCTCCCCTGCCACTGAGTCACCGACTCGATCAGGAGCCGGAACTGCGGAACGTCCCGGCTGGTCGGCATCGAGGGTCCGTGCTCACCACCCTGAGCATCGCGCGACCGCGCGCCGCCCCGGTCCCCCTAGACCGGTCTGTCCGCGAAGGCCATGACGATCGCGTCCGTGAGTTCGGCGCCGTAGCGGCCGTCCTGGTCGAGGTCCGGGTCGTAGATCGTCACGTGGAGGCCCACGCAGCGCTCGTCGGCGAGCATCGGGCGCAGCAGGTCGAGCAGTTCGCCGTACTGCAGGCCGCCGGGGTCGGGAGCGTCCACCGCGGGAAGCACCTCGATGTCGAGCACGTCGACGTCGAGGTGCACCCAGAATCCGTCCAGACCGTCGAACCGCTCCAGGGTTCGCGCGGCCACCGCAGCGGGCCCCGCTGCCTGGATCTGCGGTGCCGTCCAGCAGGCGATCCCGGCCTCGGCCAGGTTCGGCACGTCCTCGTCGTCGTCCCGGTTGCCGAGCACGACGACGTCGCCGTCCCGGACGTAGGGTCCGAGCCCGTCGATGTCGGTGACGTCGGCCCGGCCCCGGCCGGTGGCCAGGGCGAGCGTCTCGCCCGCCGCCGCGCCGGACCGGCCCGCCTGCGCCAGTCGGAGGAAGTCCGCGCTGCCGTCGAAGTACGCGAGCCCGTACCGGCCGCGACGGCGCAGGGCGAGCATCGGCGCCAACAGGATGCTGCAGTCGCCGCCGAGCACGAACGGGAACTCTCCTCGATCCAGCTGCCGTGCGATGCGCTCGGCCAGGCGTGCGGTGTACTCGGCGATCGCGGCGCCGTTGAAGAGTCCGTCGCCCGGCGACCAGTCCGAGACGTCATACCTCGGCGGGACCACGTAGCCCGCGTCGCCCGCGCCGATCCGCCCGAGCAGCCCGTGATCGCGGAGCACGCCCGCGAGCTTGTAACAGCCGGGCAGGACACCGGGAGCAGGCATGCGCAGACCGAGGTTGGACGGCGCGTCCAGCACGACGATCGGGTTCATGGCCCGGACTCTACGATCCCGATCTGACTCCGCCGATCAGTCCGCGCTGCCGCACGCGGGTCACGCGGCGCGGTCGAGTTCGGCCGCCAAGCCTGCGCGGGCCTGGGCTCGCGACGGCCCGTCCACACCGCGCACCAGGCCGACCGCGTCCGGCAGCGAGACCGGCAGGCCCCCCGCGTCCGAGTCTCCGGTGCCCGCCGGGCCCGGCAGTCCCGCCCCACGGTGTCCTCGGTAGACGACGATCAACAGGATGACCCCGACGAACACCAGGCCGTGCGAGAGCACCCGCTCCGGGGTGGCCAGACCCGCCATGAGGTCGCCGATCGAGACCAGCGCCAGCACCACGGCGAACCCGCCGAGCATCGGCAGCTGACCGGCCGCCGCCCGCGTCCGCACCGCAGCCCAGAGCAGGCCGATCCCGAGCGCGAGATTCCACGCGGCACTCTCGTTGATCAGGTGTCCCGCCATGAGACCCGACTCGTGTGCGACGTGCCCGTGGTCGCCGCCGCCGATCAGCTGGACGGCCCCGAGCACGATCTGGGCGATCGCGACGAGGCCGAGGAGGATGCGACGCACCGGCAGCCGAGGGGCCGCAGGCGGCGCGATCGTCATGATCCGGGCGGTGAGATCGGGGACGGCGGGCGCGGCTCGGACGTGCATCGAGCGACGCATCTCCGTCACGGCGCGCTCCCAGGCCTGGCAGGAGGAACAACTGTGGACGTGCCCGGCGACCTCCGACTCCGGCAGGACGTCGGCCTCGCCGTCGAGGTGTGCCGACAGAGCCTCCCGGTACTTCGCACAGTTCATGGCGCTGATTGTCGTCGGCTCAGGTGAACCCGCTCGCGCGCACCTCGGCTACTGTGAGGCCCGTGACTCGCAAGGGTGATCGACTGAGCGAAGAACAGATCACCGCGCTCGCACTCTCCGCCGGTCGAGGCGACCGAGCAGCCCTGGAGGCATGGGTCCGCGCGACACAGGCCGACGTCTGGC
The Actinoalloteichus fjordicus DNA segment above includes these coding regions:
- the sbnB gene encoding 2,3-diaminopropionate biosynthesis protein SbnB, with protein sequence MFSFEVVPGRVVKEVLDASLPRVVDLVQDAYLRHDAGRTINPDSYFLRFPAKPDARIIALPAFADLAAAPVAGIKWIASFPSNVRRDVPRASAVLILNDYETGYPTALLEAASISAARTAASAAVAARALAAHLPGNGEVSIIGAGVIARTILRYLTAVGHRVDRLRVFDLHPESADNLVRLARDELGLIAERVATAAEVLTAQTVVTATTAGAPHLARPLEPGQIALNISLRDFAPSVVLGAQNYLDDVEHCMKADTSPHLAEQETGNRDFVTGTIADLVLGRALPDPGRGVLVSPFGLGVLDLAVGQHVLSVAREQGLALEVPDFFGETQRW
- the sbnA gene encoding 2,3-diaminopropionate biosynthesis protein SbnA, with translation MITDRVYDLVRDDVFLRVTGLGDLTRFYLKLEGLNAAGSIKLKTARSILTGAELSGVDMSQVRIIESTSGNLGVALAVICAAKGYRLTCVTDANANASAAAIMRTLGAEVVVIRERDENGGFLGSRISYIRRRLQKEPDLFWVNQYANPDNSLAHEQSTAPAVLDEFHKVDRLYVGVGTGGTLMGITDYFRTHSPQTRIVAVDSVGSVNFSSEPGPRHIPGLGTSRRPELLAPDAPDEVVLVHEDDTVRECRWLARTTGLLAGGSTGTVLAAIRRQAADIDPDETVVAIAPDLGERYLNSVYDDDWVIEHGLGRALAPERPLEEGQRDVLV
- the carB gene encoding carbamoyl-phosphate synthase large subunit, whose protein sequence is MPKRTDLRHVLVIGSGPIVIGQACEFDYSGTQACRVLREEGLRVSLVNSNPATIMTDPEFADATYIEPITPEFVEKVIAAERPDAILATLGGQTALNTALALHERGVLAKYDVELIGADIEAIQRGEDRQVFKCLVRGIGAEVPRSAVCRTMAEVRATVAELGLPVVIRPSFTMGGLGSGLARTPEELERLAEGGLAESPVTEVLIEESVLGWKEYELELMRDRKDNVVVVCSIENIDPMGVHTGDSVTVAPAMTLTDREYQHMRDVGIAVIREVGVDTGGCNIQFAVNPATGRMVVIEMNPRVSRSSALASKATGFPIAKIAARLAIGYTLDEIRNDITGETPASFEPTLDYVAVKVPRFAFEKFPGADPTLTTTMKSVGEAMAIGRSFIEALGKALRSMETRAAGFWTVPDDPAVDPDTALKSVLDALRTGHDGRLYTVDRALRLGATIQQVHAASGIDPWFVEQIACLVDLGREIRDAPMLDEPLLRAAKRAGLSDRQIAVLRPESAGEDGVRALRHALGVRPVFKTVDTCAAEFAATTPYHYSAYEFDPDAETEVAEQRDRPKVVILGSGPNRIGQGIEFDYSCVHAATALREAPDFGHGYETVMVNCNPETVSTDYDTADRLYFEPLTFEDVLEVCHAEQRSGTVVGVIVQLGGQTPLGLAQRLADAGVPIVGTPPHAIHLAEDRGAFGRVLADAGLPAPRYGTATSFAQAKAVADEIGYPVLVRPSYVLGGRGMEIVYDDQALAGYIVRATEVSPEHPVLVDRFLDDAIEIDVDALFDGEEIFVGGVMEHIEEAGVHSGDSACVLPPITLSGADVDAVRFSTRAIAAGIGVRGLLNVQYALKDGVLYVLEANPRASRTVPFVSKATAVPLARAAARIMLGASIVDLRSEGVLPAVGDGTRPSPQALVAVKEAVLPFPRFRTADGGGVDSLLGPEMKSTGEVMGTDVSFGLAYAKAQLAAGVALPSSGPAYVSLTRRQVAAALPALATLRRHGVELVADHATAELLAAEDVPVRALPAGLSDDDLARLLVDEVELVVTLDRTPSARVARSTAAARSTAVVTTVPGLSALAAALTASSAEPPESFSGFTIVPLQRMHVGRVRPAAPGVAGGRLEYELATLERQRQWSAPVPST
- a CDS encoding GNAT family N-acetyltransferase, whose protein sequence is MVQGDVDNGWAVLTDDGRGGGLRALRRPDGRRHLFFLGAATDEYGPLVETALRALDTDLYVEVDEADAAALTALTERGFVVHRSEHRYAVPTDPAVTGLGVGLGDVELRSVMAADPDRWRVLDDELRGEVPGAGGWRNDPVSFASDTFADPEFDPALYLIAVDRVTDAYLGLTRVWNRQPRPRLGLIGTAADHRRRGVARHLLAEAFGVLHRRGHHEVTCEVDERNTASNALLLGVGARREGGGVELLRRGAAG
- a CDS encoding arginase family protein translates to MNPIVVLDAPSNLGLRMPAPGVLPGCYKLAGVLRDHGLLGRIGAGDAGYVVPPRYDVSDWSPGDGLFNGAAIAEYTARLAERIARQLDRGEFPFVLGGDCSILLAPMLALRRRGRYGLAYFDGSADFLRLAQAGRSGAAAGETLALATGRGRADVTDIDGLGPYVRDGDVVVLGNRDDDEDVPNLAEAGIACWTAPQIQAAGPAAVAARTLERFDGLDGFWVHLDVDVLDIEVLPAVDAPDPGGLQYGELLDLLRPMLADERCVGLHVTIYDPDLDQDGRYGAELTDAIVMAFADRPV
- a CDS encoding zf-HC2 domain-containing protein; protein product: MNCAKYREALSAHLDGEADVLPESEVAGHVHSCSSCQAWERAVTEMRRSMHVRAAPAVPDLTARIMTIAPPAAPRLPVRRILLGLVAIAQIVLGAVQLIGGGDHGHVAHESGLMAGHLINESAAWNLALGIGLLWAAVRTRAAAGQLPMLGGFAVVLALVSIGDLMAGLATPERVLSHGLVFVGVILLIVVYRGHRGAGLPGPAGTGDSDAGGLPVSLPDAVGLVRGVDGPSRAQARAGLAAELDRAA